From the Chitinophagaceae bacterium genome, one window contains:
- a CDS encoding ATP-binding domain-containing protein, producing MKYKCRLSTHWRRNSEEALGAVTLGSYLQQITLLTDADNKDPDSDSVKLMTIHAAKGLEFGCVFAAGLEEMLFPNAMSINTREELEEERRLFYVVITRAKTKLWITYANTRYKFGQIVQNEPSRFLDELPEEQVDKSFAGGGMKNQNTGFGSGSAFDRMKGWGNKTDYNDAAQVEKKYGAPPKKQSSTPSYITPPSRPQTVEHKPAADFVASDTSNLQEGQKVEHQKFGFGEVMKMEGSAHNPIATVKFELNGEKKIMLNYAKLRIID from the coding sequence ATCAAATATAAATGCAGACTCTCCACCCACTGGCGGAGAAATTCAGAGGAGGCTTTAGGGGCTGTTACACTTGGTTCTTATTTACAACAGATCACATTGTTAACAGACGCAGATAATAAAGATCCCGATTCGGACAGTGTAAAACTGATGACCATTCATGCGGCAAAAGGATTGGAGTTTGGCTGTGTGTTTGCTGCAGGGCTGGAAGAAATGTTATTCCCCAATGCCATGAGCATTAACACAAGGGAAGAACTGGAAGAAGAGCGACGTTTGTTTTATGTGGTGATCACAAGGGCAAAAACAAAACTCTGGATCACTTATGCTAATACCCGTTACAAGTTTGGACAAATTGTACAAAATGAGCCAAGCCGTTTCTTAGATGAATTACCCGAAGAACAGGTAGATAAAAGTTTTGCAGGTGGTGGCATGAAAAATCAGAACACAGGATTTGGCAGCGGTTCTGCATTTGACCGTATGAAAGGCTGGGGTAATAAAACGGATTATAATGATGCTGCTCAGGTGGAGAAGAAATATGGTGCTCCACCAAAGAAACAAAGTTCAACACCCTCTTATATAACACCGCCTTCACGACCGCAAACAGTGGAACATAAACCTGCTGCTGATTTTGTGGCGAGTGATACCAGTAATTTGCAGGAAGGACAAAAAGTGGAACACCAGAAATTCGGTTTTGGTGAAGTGATGAAAATGGAAGGCAGTGCACATAACCCTATTGCTACTGTGAAATTTGAATTGAACGGTGAGAAAAAGATTATGCTGAATTATGCAAAGCTGCGGATCATTGACTGA